A region from the Sebastes umbrosus isolate fSebUmb1 chromosome 18, fSebUmb1.pri, whole genome shotgun sequence genome encodes:
- the si:ch211-202p1.5 gene encoding endothelin-1 isoform X1, with amino-acid sequence MHLLTYFWFLTTTLMLIHQHQAAAFSVTSPTAEEGPLAQLPHAAHRREKRCSCENQKDKECIFFCHIGIVWVNTPSHVVPYGFGPVRLKRDLGRCLCTNTQDAKCVSFCSVRTQTEGENAAVTRTTDKQLKRYRAAFWEKRSRHALKHQT; translated from the exons ATGCACTTACTCACTTACTTCTGGTTCCTCACCACGACTCTGATGTTGATCCATCAGCATCAAG CCGCTGCCTTCTCTGTTACGAGCCCCACAGCGGAGGAGGGCCCCCTGGCGCAGCTCCCCCACGCGGCCCACCGACGAGAGAAACGCTGCTCTTGCGAGAACCAGAAAGACAAGGagtgtatttttttctgccaCATTGGTATCGTCTGGGTCAACACGCCGAG CCACGTGGTTCCTTATGGATTCGGTCCTGTCCGACTGAAGCGGGACCTCGGACGCTGcctctgcacaaacacacaggacgCCAAGTGTGTGAGCTTCTGCTCTGTGCGTACGCAAACAGA AGGGGAAAATGCTGCGGTGACGAGGACGACTGACAAACAATTGAAGAGATACAGAGCAGCATTCTGGGAAAAAAGGAGCCGACACGCACTCAAACACCAGACCTGA
- the si:ch211-202p1.5 gene encoding endothelin-1 isoform X3, translated as MHLLTYFWFLTTTLMLIHQHQAAAFSVTSPTAEEGPLAQLPHAAHRREKRCSCENQKDKECIFFCHIGIVWVNTPSHVVPYGFGPVRLKRDLGRCLCTNTQDAKCVSFCSRGKCCGDEDD; from the exons ATGCACTTACTCACTTACTTCTGGTTCCTCACCACGACTCTGATGTTGATCCATCAGCATCAAG CCGCTGCCTTCTCTGTTACGAGCCCCACAGCGGAGGAGGGCCCCCTGGCGCAGCTCCCCCACGCGGCCCACCGACGAGAGAAACGCTGCTCTTGCGAGAACCAGAAAGACAAGGagtgtatttttttctgccaCATTGGTATCGTCTGGGTCAACACGCCGAG CCACGTGGTTCCTTATGGATTCGGTCCTGTCCGACTGAAGCGGGACCTCGGACGCTGcctctgcacaaacacacaggacgCCAAGTGTGTGAGCTTCTGCTCT AGGGGAAAATGCTGCGGTGACGAGGACGACTGA
- the si:ch211-202p1.5 gene encoding endothelin-1 isoform X2 has translation MKKKKKKKMMRLHDSAAFSVTSPTAEEGPLAQLPHAAHRREKRCSCENQKDKECIFFCHIGIVWVNTPSHVVPYGFGPVRLKRDLGRCLCTNTQDAKCVSFCSVRTQTEGENAAVTRTTDKQLKRYRAAFWEKRSRHALKHQT, from the exons CCGCTGCCTTCTCTGTTACGAGCCCCACAGCGGAGGAGGGCCCCCTGGCGCAGCTCCCCCACGCGGCCCACCGACGAGAGAAACGCTGCTCTTGCGAGAACCAGAAAGACAAGGagtgtatttttttctgccaCATTGGTATCGTCTGGGTCAACACGCCGAG CCACGTGGTTCCTTATGGATTCGGTCCTGTCCGACTGAAGCGGGACCTCGGACGCTGcctctgcacaaacacacaggacgCCAAGTGTGTGAGCTTCTGCTCTGTGCGTACGCAAACAGA AGGGGAAAATGCTGCGGTGACGAGGACGACTGACAAACAATTGAAGAGATACAGAGCAGCATTCTGGGAAAAAAGGAGCCGACACGCACTCAAACACCAGACCTGA